Within Diprion similis isolate iyDipSimi1 chromosome 11, iyDipSimi1.1, whole genome shotgun sequence, the genomic segment TTTTCGTAATTAGGGACACtgatgtatataggtatgtataacgGTTTGAGTTATTATTGTAGGCTAGTAACTAGGgcgaaatattattcaaactaGGTCaacttctaatttttattcctttgatACAgcgtattattttatttcccaaATACTtgcatatacgtatagaaaGTAAAATGAGTAAGCCTCCTTAATATTATGATTCACTTTTTCTCGCCTATGATTGGGAGGAAATTCCGTTTTCTGTAtagagaaaagaggaaaagacGTAACTGGTCAGATTAGCAGATCCGGTTACGGGATAACTAACGCGATAATTATTGTTCAAATAGTATAATTAGTAGTCGATAAAAACCACTATTGTGAATAATTAGGCTTTTTACTAAATAGAAAGTACAATCCTCCGTCGATAATATGCAAAAACTTTTATTACCGAAGCATAACGTGCTTAATATCACCTCAATTATATAGACCAGGTATAATACAGAAAAATgggtttttttaaattaaagagTGAAGACACAAAAATATACGttaactaaataaataataaattaatagatCAATATCGACAAGCACCATGGATCTGATACATCTTACGCTatataaatgtaataataaaaatcacaggttttcatcgattttgttagaattttctccatctttttgtaatatttgttCGGTCCAATTCCTGATTTCGTTCATGACAATCACGGTTGACAAAGTCTTTGCCGAATTGCCTTTGACGATGAAACTTGGCTCGATCTTGTACGATTCGATCAAGACTTGCAACTGGTCTTGAGTTCCATTTTCGCTCGTGTATTTTATCACCACCCATTTCTGGCCAATTCCGCCTTTCTCCACCCTGACGAATCCCTTCATCGTAGACGCCGTCGCTATGATGTAATTTATCGTCATGCCGTTTTTCGTACTGTAGAAGATTTGAGCCGCAGTCGATACCGGCCAGCTCTTATTGTATCTCTCTACTTTCATATTCATCACCCTCTGTTCACCCTCCGTTATATCATGACCCAGCGCTAGCCACCTTACACCCCTACGTAGATTACGGCAttagaaatttcattattaagaaagaaaagaagaaatgaaatgattGCACGTACCGTTCGTTTGACATGACGGAACACGAGAGGCTAAATATCGCCGCGATGAAAATGGACCAAGTCAATCCGTCGCTGATCGACATATCGACCACCGACTGTTGCGCGACGTAAACCGGTCTGTATGTTATACAGCTGTGACATGTGTAGCTGGTTAGTCCGTCGTTAACCAAGCCGCTTATCTTGCAATTAACTGACGTGAAAATCATGTTCCAAGATGCCAGTCTGTGCCtagatatttatattattcatgCGTTGTGAACTTTGGATCTTGACCTACGTGTCAATGCCgcaatatcatatatatatacatatatatatatatatgattattTCGTTGGAACACGAATTTATCCAACACTTATAAACGGGGTTAGTtttttagttgtttttttttttctcaaataattattcgatCTGTACATGATTTGCttgtttgacctttttttgtaatgattttaatggtttttttatttactttttctctctttctttttaaaaCCGAACCAAGCACCTGTAATCTTGAATTATTAATACAGTTTACAggtgaaatttaattataatagtaAAGTGTTCGATTAGCTGTTTGTCGATCAATTGACTAACGACACATGGATTTTTAATATCATTCGAATAACGTGGAACCGGTTACAGCTGGTTTGCAACTAATAGTTGATACTGAAGGTAAATTTTGTgctgtaattataaaataagccAATTAACGAATGCTGCGGCAAAATcgtggtgaagaaaaaaattcacagactCAATTACCAATCATTTAAGAATTCACCGATTGCTTCTGTCGGCATACGATTTGGGtcaaatgaatattcaagATCAAGTGATACTATTATTGTATGATTTTAATCGTTACAACTTGAGTCATGAGTCATTTATTTCTCAAcgcatctttctctctctctctctctctctctctctctctataatGTACacgttataaattttatctatttatctaaTGACGAAggcaaaaatattgtttcattgacgttgattttttttttcaatcactgtCAGACGGATATAACATATTTACATACGTTTATAACGGTATATTAGAATATTGTAGAAGTAAAGCGGTACAACGCGGATATAAAAATGAAGCTGCTGTGCGTCGGGAGAGGAAGAACGGTAAAGAAAATTGGCTCTTTTGTGCCTtggtacaatatatatatatatatatatttacctaACAAAGATAGCGAAAAAAATGTCGGTCTGTCAACGTCGGCCGATGCGCGTTGTCTCACTTATCGTTCGTAGAAATCTGATAATATATACCTTCAAGAATGAAATATCTTTGTACGTACTTTAGCTCGGTTTCGCACTGCACAATGGGCAAACGTAAGTGCAAAAAATATGGTAATGCATAC encodes:
- the LOC124412103 gene encoding uncharacterized protein LOC124412103 translates to MSISDGLTWSIFIAAIFSLSCSVMSNERGVRWLALGHDITEGEQRVMNMKVERYNKSWPVSTAAQIFYSTKNGMTINYIIATASTMKGFVRVEKGGIGQKWVVIKYTSENGTQDQLQVLIESYKIEPSFIVKGNSAKTLSTVIVMNEIRNWTEQILQKDGENSNKIDENL